One genomic segment of Devosia sp. includes these proteins:
- a CDS encoding NAD-glutamate dehydrogenase — MTEAIKAELKAMARAAAAEDAGLLRFLTAAIEGIDPDDLTQQDPASLLAALTRSHQLLVRSPVDGTRIAMTPPARPGDALILDIISPDMPFIVDSALAALRALGGTVRLFTHPVVRVQNGAVSESGAGVSVLHIHSDPVAGTETLQRELEATLAEAARAVRDWQPMLERINQSIAGLEPAKPAQRDEARRFLEWLTEHNFTFLGMCEYLLDGDTLKPVAGTGLGILRGEAVKVLRSGADYVDTTRQLVSFVTGPEPVLVTKANIRSRVHRRAHLDYVGVKLYDGAGKAKGELRVVGLYTAQALATPHTDVPIIRRKIAEVMRHSGVDPLGHAGRTLLGALDSYPRDELFQIDTEQLAEFAEAIAALYDRPRVRVLPRIDRFDNFVSILVFVPRDRYDGAVRARITRYLAEIYDGRVSAFYPNFPEGELVRLHVIIGRNGGDTPRPERRELEAGVEALTRDFSDRLVAASDNPGEISDYRQVFSAAYQYRNSVEDALADIAVFRKLGADAIAIRLRQRDDGLGLRFYHEGTAIPLSDRVPMLEHFGFRVIDEQTYTIVPRDGVERYLHDMVVDLDDAADIAIAARAGDIEEGLSAVWSGLAESDQINALVTLGSLDWTQSALLRALSRYLRQVGTSHSQRYIAQTLVNQKAAAEGLVALFEALHEPQVDDRPARIERARKAIADQLETIQSLDEDTIIRRFQNLIEASVRTNAFQTGPNGERRPALAIKFDSSKVDGMAAPRPYREISVYSPRVEGVHLRFGAIARGGIRWSDRPEDFRTEVLGLVKAQQVKNAVIVPVGAKGGFVPKRLVAGMARDAWLAEGTESYKIFIGALLDVTDNLVDGALVPPENVVRRDGDDPYLVVAADKGTASFSDTANGIATSRGFWLGDAFASGGSAGYDHKKMGITARGAWEAVKRHFREVNRDIQNQPFTAAGVGDMSGDVFGNGMLLSAQTRLVAAFDHRDIFIDPAPDAATSFAERQRLFALPRSSWQDYDKTLISAGGGVFSRALKSITLTEQIRSLLGIEAESVTPAQLMSAILRAPVDLMWFGGIGTYIKAASEDDAAVGDRANDGIRITADQVRAKVVGEGANLGVTQRGRIAFAQLGGRINTDAIDNSAGVNSSDLEVNIKIALAPLLANGQLPLEQRNTFLAGMTEEVAALCLRNNYLQSLAISLAERAGLAELPDHRVLMEGLEERGLLDRSVEYLPSDATLDARASEGKGLSRPELAVILAYAKLTLFDDLLDGSAIDDPYLAGELFRYFPETLHRSYPDAVEAHRLRREVIATVLANAMINRGGPAFVSELTAATSASAGEVALAYAAVRDAYGLRALNDQIDGLDTKVSGGVQLALYAQVEALLRQECLWFLRNAVLSGGLPDLVERHRQGVAQLRQTEGLLPQAQREALDVRVRGLMAHGIPAALAQQIGELPELSHASDIVLVAERADVDIERAARAYFGVAGYFDLFAVIEAGRDIVLADRFDRMALDRSLANLSRALRDLTLDAISAGSIEALTAARPTQMARTMEAVKDLTEGGITLSRLAVAAGLLADLAQEA, encoded by the coding sequence ATGACGGAAGCGATCAAGGCGGAACTGAAGGCCATGGCACGGGCGGCTGCCGCCGAAGACGCGGGCCTGCTGCGCTTTCTGACTGCGGCGATAGAGGGCATCGACCCCGATGACCTGACCCAACAGGACCCGGCGAGCCTTCTCGCGGCGCTGACGCGAAGCCATCAACTGCTGGTGCGGTCCCCGGTGGACGGCACGCGTATTGCCATGACGCCCCCTGCCCGGCCCGGCGACGCGCTGATCCTCGATATCATTTCCCCCGACATGCCATTCATCGTCGACAGCGCCCTTGCGGCACTGCGCGCCCTTGGCGGCACGGTGCGGCTGTTCACCCACCCGGTGGTGCGGGTGCAGAACGGGGCGGTGTCCGAAAGCGGCGCCGGGGTGAGTGTGCTGCATATCCACAGCGACCCCGTGGCAGGTACCGAGACGCTGCAGCGCGAGCTCGAGGCAACCCTTGCCGAGGCGGCACGGGCGGTGCGCGACTGGCAGCCCATGCTTGAGAGGATCAACCAGTCCATTGCCGGGCTTGAGCCCGCCAAACCGGCCCAGCGCGACGAGGCACGCCGCTTCCTCGAATGGCTGACCGAGCACAATTTCACCTTTCTGGGCATGTGCGAATATCTGCTCGATGGCGACACGCTGAAGCCGGTCGCCGGGACCGGGCTCGGCATCCTGCGCGGTGAAGCCGTCAAGGTGCTGCGCAGCGGCGCCGACTATGTGGACACCACAAGGCAACTGGTCTCGTTCGTCACCGGACCCGAGCCTGTCCTGGTGACCAAGGCCAATATCCGCTCGCGCGTGCATCGGCGGGCGCATCTCGACTATGTGGGGGTCAAGCTCTACGACGGAGCGGGCAAGGCCAAGGGCGAATTGCGCGTTGTCGGCCTCTATACAGCGCAGGCGCTGGCAACGCCCCATACCGACGTGCCGATCATCCGGCGCAAGATCGCCGAGGTGATGCGCCACTCCGGCGTCGATCCGCTCGGCCATGCCGGCCGCACGCTGCTCGGCGCTCTCGATTCCTATCCGCGGGACGAACTGTTCCAGATCGACACCGAGCAACTGGCCGAATTCGCCGAGGCGATAGCCGCGCTCTATGACCGGCCGCGCGTGCGCGTGTTGCCGCGCATCGACCGGTTCGACAACTTTGTTTCGATTCTCGTATTCGTGCCACGCGATCGCTATGACGGCGCCGTGCGGGCCCGCATCACCCGCTACCTGGCGGAAATCTACGATGGCCGCGTTTCAGCCTTCTATCCGAACTTTCCGGAAGGCGAACTGGTGCGGCTGCATGTGATCATCGGGCGCAATGGCGGCGACACGCCGCGCCCGGAACGGCGGGAACTCGAAGCCGGAGTTGAAGCGCTGACCCGTGACTTCTCGGACCGCCTGGTCGCGGCTTCGGACAATCCGGGCGAAATCAGCGACTATCGGCAGGTGTTTTCGGCGGCCTATCAATATCGCAACAGTGTCGAGGACGCGCTGGCCGACATTGCGGTGTTCCGCAAGCTTGGCGCGGACGCCATAGCCATCCGGCTGCGCCAGCGCGATGATGGGCTGGGCCTGCGCTTCTATCATGAAGGCACCGCGATCCCGCTGTCAGACCGCGTGCCCATGCTCGAGCATTTCGGGTTCCGGGTCATCGACGAGCAGACCTATACGATCGTGCCGCGCGACGGGGTCGAACGGTACCTCCACGACATGGTCGTCGATCTCGACGATGCCGCCGACATCGCGATTGCCGCGCGGGCTGGCGATATCGAAGAAGGGCTGAGCGCGGTCTGGTCAGGCCTCGCCGAAAGCGACCAGATCAATGCGCTGGTGACGCTTGGCAGCCTCGACTGGACGCAGTCGGCCCTGCTGCGCGCCCTGTCGCGCTACCTGCGCCAGGTGGGCACGTCGCATTCGCAGCGCTACATCGCCCAGACCCTGGTCAACCAGAAGGCCGCCGCCGAGGGGCTCGTCGCCCTGTTCGAGGCGCTGCACGAGCCGCAGGTGGACGATCGGCCGGCGCGGATCGAGCGGGCGCGCAAGGCGATTGCCGATCAACTGGAAACCATCCAGTCGCTTGACGAGGACACGATCATCCGGCGGTTCCAGAACCTGATCGAGGCTTCGGTGCGAACCAATGCGTTCCAGACGGGCCCGAATGGCGAGCGCCGGCCGGCCCTGGCGATCAAGTTCGACAGCAGCAAGGTCGACGGCATGGCCGCGCCCCGGCCCTATCGGGAAATCTCGGTCTATTCGCCGCGCGTCGAGGGTGTCCATCTGCGCTTTGGCGCCATCGCCCGCGGCGGCATCCGCTGGTCGGACCGGCCGGAGGATTTCCGCACCGAGGTCCTGGGCCTGGTCAAGGCGCAGCAGGTCAAGAATGCGGTGATCGTGCCGGTGGGCGCCAAGGGCGGCTTCGTGCCCAAGCGCCTTGTCGCCGGCATGGCCCGCGACGCCTGGCTGGCAGAGGGTACGGAAAGCTACAAGATCTTCATCGGCGCGCTGCTCGATGTCACCGACAACCTCGTGGACGGGGCACTTGTGCCGCCCGAGAACGTGGTGCGCCGCGATGGCGACGACCCCTATCTGGTGGTGGCTGCCGACAAGGGCACGGCCAGTTTTTCGGACACGGCCAATGGCATCGCCACCAGCCGCGGCTTCTGGCTGGGTGACGCTTTCGCATCGGGCGGTTCGGCCGGATATGACCACAAGAAGATGGGCATCACGGCGCGGGGGGCCTGGGAGGCGGTCAAGCGGCACTTCCGCGAGGTCAACCGGGATATCCAGAACCAGCCATTCACCGCGGCAGGTGTCGGCGACATGAGCGGCGATGTCTTCGGCAACGGCATGTTGCTGAGCGCCCAGACGCGGCTCGTCGCCGCCTTCGATCACCGCGACATTTTCATCGATCCCGCCCCGGATGCAGCGACCAGCTTTGCCGAGCGGCAGCGGCTGTTTGCTCTGCCCCGGTCCAGCTGGCAGGACTATGACAAGACGCTGATCTCGGCGGGTGGCGGCGTGTTTTCGCGCGCGCTCAAATCCATCACCCTCACCGAACAGATAAGGTCATTGCTCGGCATCGAGGCGGAGAGCGTGACGCCGGCGCAATTGATGAGCGCTATCCTCAGAGCGCCGGTGGACCTCATGTGGTTCGGCGGCATCGGCACCTATATCAAGGCGGCCAGCGAGGATGATGCCGCAGTCGGCGACCGCGCCAATGACGGCATCCGCATCACCGCCGACCAGGTCCGGGCCAAGGTGGTTGGCGAGGGGGCAAATCTGGGCGTGACGCAGCGCGGCCGCATCGCCTTTGCCCAATTGGGCGGGCGGATCAATACCGATGCCATCGACAATTCGGCCGGGGTCAATTCCTCGGACCTTGAGGTCAACATCAAGATCGCGCTGGCGCCGCTGCTGGCCAATGGACAATTGCCGCTGGAGCAGCGGAACACGTTCCTCGCCGGCATGACCGAGGAGGTCGCCGCACTCTGCCTGCGGAACAACTACCTGCAATCGCTGGCCATATCCCTGGCCGAGCGCGCGGGGCTGGCGGAACTGCCGGATCATCGCGTGCTGATGGAGGGACTGGAGGAGCGCGGGCTGCTCGACAGGTCGGTGGAATACCTGCCCAGCGATGCGACGCTCGATGCGCGAGCGAGCGAGGGGAAAGGTCTGAGCCGGCCGGAGCTGGCCGTCATACTCGCCTATGCGAAACTGACCCTTTTCGACGATCTGCTCGACGGCTCGGCTATCGATGACCCATACCTTGCCGGGGAACTGTTCCGCTATTTCCCCGAGACCCTGCATCGCAGCTATCCGGATGCGGTTGAAGCGCACCGGCTCCGCCGGGAGGTGATCGCCACCGTCCTGGCCAATGCGATGATCAATCGCGGCGGGCCGGCCTTTGTGTCCGAATTGACCGCCGCCACCAGCGCCAGCGCCGGAGAAGTGGCCCTGGCCTATGCCGCGGTACGCGACGCCTATGGATTGCGGGCGCTCAACGACCAGATCGACGGCCTCGACACAAAAGTGTCGGGCGGGGTGCAACTGGCGCTTTATGCGCAGGTGGAGGCCCTGCTGCGGCAGGAATGCCTGTGGTTCCTGCGTAATGCCGTATTGAGCGGCGGCCTGCCGGACCTGGTCGAGCGCCATCGCCAGGGGGTCGCGCAGTTGCGCCAGACCGAGGGCCTCCTGCCACAGGCCCAGCGCGAGGCGCTGGACGTGCGGGTGCGCGGGTTGATGGCGCATGGCATTCCCGCTGCGCTGGCCCAGCAGATCGGCGAATTGCCGGAGTTGAGCCATGCCAGCGATATCGTGCTGGTCGCCGAGCGCGCCGATGTCGATATCGAGCGGGCGGCGCGTGCCTATTTCGGCGTGGCCGGATATTTCGACCTGTTTGCCGTCATCGAGGCGGGCCGCGATATCGTGCTTGCCGACAGGTTCGACCGCATGGCGCTGGATCGCTCGCTGGCCAATCTGTCGCGGGCGCTGCGCGACCTGACCCTCGACGCCATTTCGGCCGGGTCCATCGAAGCGCTCACGGCCGCAAGGCCAACGCAGATGGCACGCACGATGGAGGCCGTCAAAGACCTGACCGAAGGGGGCATTACCCTGTCGCGGCTGGCGGTCGCGGCTGGCCTCCTTGCCGACCTGGCGCAGGAGGCCTGA
- a CDS encoding flavin reductase family protein, which produces MPDFVLPDSMALKPLRRPSVTDAEFRSAMSGLASSVHVVSARRGTERVGRTATSVMSLSAQPPALLISIDIISRLADIIARTEGFSVALLASDQSAVADAFAGSVPTEERFDVGTWDAWPSGQPLLVGAVSVFDCEVIGAMETGTHVLFAGAIVDVQTQAQRAPLIWHRRGYRELSAID; this is translated from the coding sequence ATGCCCGATTTTGTCCTTCCCGACAGCATGGCGCTGAAGCCGCTTCGGCGCCCAAGCGTCACCGATGCCGAATTTCGGTCGGCCATGTCGGGCCTGGCCAGCAGCGTGCATGTGGTTTCCGCGCGGCGCGGCACGGAGCGCGTGGGGCGGACGGCAACTTCGGTCATGTCGCTCTCCGCGCAACCGCCGGCCCTGCTGATCTCCATCGACATCATCAGCCGGCTGGCCGACATCATCGCCCGGACGGAAGGGTTCTCGGTGGCCCTGTTGGCTTCGGACCAATCGGCAGTGGCGGACGCCTTTGCGGGATCAGTCCCGACCGAGGAGCGGTTCGATGTCGGCACCTGGGACGCCTGGCCATCGGGACAGCCATTGCTTGTGGGTGCGGTCTCGGTGTTTGACTGCGAAGTCATCGGCGCCATGGAAACCGGCACGCATGTGCTTTTCGCCGGAGCCATCGTCGATGTACAGACCCAGGCCCAGCGCGCGCCGCTGATCTGGCACCGGCGCGGTTATCGTGAACTCTCGGCTATCGACTAA
- a CDS encoding superoxide dismutase: protein MAFSLPSLPYAPSALAEHGMSQETLELHHGKHHQAYVTALNGFVEKDPALAGKSLEEIIALANGQPDKAPLFNNAGQHWNHIHFWQALSPAGGRIPGRLEAKIVEDFGSVEAFKDSFKTAATTQFGSGWAWLVLGTDGKLKTAKTPNGSNPLATGEGKPLLGLDVWEHAYYVDFRNRRPDYVTNFLDKLANYEFAEANLG from the coding sequence ATGGCCTTCTCCCTGCCCTCTCTCCCCTATGCCCCCAGCGCTCTGGCCGAACACGGCATGAGCCAGGAAACGCTGGAGCTGCACCACGGCAAGCACCACCAGGCCTATGTGACCGCATTGAACGGCTTCGTGGAGAAAGACCCCGCGCTTGCCGGCAAATCGCTCGAAGAGATCATCGCCCTCGCCAATGGTCAGCCGGACAAGGCGCCGCTCTTCAACAATGCCGGCCAGCACTGGAACCACATTCACTTCTGGCAGGCCCTGTCGCCCGCGGGGGGCCGGATCCCCGGACGTCTCGAAGCCAAGATCGTCGAAGACTTTGGCTCGGTGGAGGCGTTCAAGGACAGCTTCAAGACCGCGGCCACCACCCAATTCGGTTCCGGCTGGGCCTGGCTGGTGCTGGGAACCGACGGCAAGCTCAAGACCGCCAAGACCCCCAATGGCTCAAACCCGCTGGCCACCGGCGAGGGCAAGCCGCTGCTCGGGCTCGACGTGTGGGAACACGCCTACTATGTGGACTTCCGCAATCGGCGGCCGGACTATGTGACCAATTTCCTCGACAAACTGGCCAATTACGAGTTCGCCGAAGCGAACCTTGGGTAG
- a CDS encoding metalloregulator ArsR/SmtB family transcription factor codes for MALKMYGGLSAAALGEQLGTSSEAARQQLVRLAEEGHVAAESISSGVGRPTQVWGLTPAAQSRFPDTHAALTVQLLDILREQLGDTALDAVIAAREQATRTEYEAALADAGDLKDRVDRLVDLRSREGYMAAWTEQEDGSFLLTENHCPICAAATACQGFCRAELDVFKSVLGPDVEVHRQDHIVSGGRRCSYVIRSAHVQ; via the coding sequence ATGGCTCTGAAAATGTATGGCGGGCTATCGGCCGCCGCACTCGGAGAGCAGTTGGGCACCTCGAGCGAGGCGGCGCGGCAGCAGCTTGTGCGCCTGGCCGAAGAGGGGCATGTCGCGGCCGAAAGCATCTCGTCCGGGGTCGGGCGCCCCACCCAAGTCTGGGGTCTCACCCCTGCGGCCCAGTCCCGGTTTCCCGACACCCACGCCGCGCTGACCGTGCAATTGCTCGATATCCTGCGAGAACAATTGGGCGACACCGCGCTCGACGCCGTTATCGCGGCGCGCGAACAGGCCACCAGAACCGAATACGAGGCCGCTCTTGCCGATGCCGGCGATCTCAAGGACCGGGTGGATCGCCTCGTCGATTTGCGCAGCCGGGAAGGCTATATGGCGGCCTGGACGGAGCAGGAAGACGGCTCGTTCCTTTTGACCGAAAATCACTGTCCGATCTGCGCGGCCGCCACGGCCTGCCAGGGTTTCTGCCGGGCCGAACTCGATGTGTTCAAATCCGTGCTCGGGCCGGATGTCGAGGTTCACCGGCAGGATCATATCGTCAGCGGTGGCCGGCGCTGCAGCTATGTTATCAGGTCCGCCCATGTCCAATGA
- a CDS encoding group III truncated hemoglobin, translated as MSNDPRLDPAKRLTRIGWNAPEGLDDALIRAVVDHFYARARADDVIGPVFNRVIAEDEWPAHLSRIADFWSSMLLGTGRYDGRPMPKHLAIPELSDAHFLRWLRLFRETVDELCPPDIAAIFIERSERVGNSFRMNIAMRRGDDITTMGPLGREAPPVWKPKV; from the coding sequence ATGTCCAATGATCCCCGCCTCGACCCCGCCAAGCGCCTCACCCGCATTGGCTGGAATGCGCCCGAGGGGCTCGATGACGCGCTGATCCGCGCCGTTGTCGACCACTTCTATGCCCGCGCCCGCGCCGATGACGTGATCGGACCGGTGTTCAACCGGGTAATCGCCGAGGACGAATGGCCCGCCCATCTCTCCCGCATCGCTGACTTCTGGAGTTCCATGCTGCTCGGCACAGGGCGCTACGATGGCCGGCCCATGCCCAAGCACCTGGCCATTCCCGAATTGTCCGATGCCCATTTCCTGCGCTGGCTGCGCCTGTTCCGGGAAACGGTGGATGAGTTGTGCCCGCCCGATATCGCGGCCATTTTCATTGAAAGGTCCGAGCGGGTCGGCAATTCCTTCCGCATGAACATTGCCATGCGCCGGGGCGACGACATCACCACGATGGGACCACTTGGGCGCGAGGCGCCCCCGGTCTGGAAACCGAAAGTCTGA